Proteins encoded in a region of the Drosophila sechellia strain sech25 chromosome 2L, ASM438219v1, whole genome shotgun sequence genome:
- the LOC6612030 gene encoding acylphosphatase-2: protein MSSQIKKSKTTTKKLVKSAPKSVPNAAADNQIFCCQFEVFGHVQGVFFRKHTQKKANVLGITGWCMNTTRGTVQGMLEGSLDQMTDMKYWLQHKGSPRSVIEKAVFSENEPLPINNFKMFSIRR from the exons atgaGCAGTCAAATTAAAAAGTCCAAAACGACCACCAAGAAATTGGTGAAATCAGCTCCGAAAAGTGTTCCAAATGCTGCGGCAGATAATCAAATTTTTTGTTGCCAATTTGAAGTGTTTGGTCATGTGCAAG GTGTGTTCTTTCGCAAG cACACTCAAAAAAAGGCCAATGTGCTGGGCATAACTGGCTGGTGCATGAACACAACTCGTGGAACGGTTCAGGGAATGCTTGAAGGATCCTTGGACCAAATGACTGATAT GAAATACTGGCTGCAGCACAAGGGAAGTCCTCGTTCGGTGATCGAAAAGGCTGTTTTCTCCGAGAATGAACCACTGCCCATCAACAACTTTAAGATGTTCTCGATTCGTCGCTAG